Proteins encoded within one genomic window of Paludisphaera rhizosphaerae:
- a CDS encoding sulfotransferase family protein, with translation MSENSPLFVVGAPRSGTTLLAAMLSAHPRIQGGQETHFFNRLARTSTLELLDPRCWPGPATAFLASNLTLGRPVHEAFGLTLEEVRGYLASREPSIAAMLESLTRVNAQREGKPRWLEKTPNHLLHLQDLRRAFPDAYVLRIVRDPRDVALSMCRVPWGSLSPLANISLWQNWDNASWRFFEADPRSMTIRFEELVTDPEGTLRAVCTQIGEEFDPGMLDTAESAKALVSPIEWWKADAGKPIDRTRLGTWERLFPTEELRAAEFLCSDGLSRYDYAVTRGAPLGVLTVVPMSRELVEAHRDVILRLADRGVALRSLSHDIWDLNWAESEGRECLVFWGVPFPGHSRAERLASIARLARLLIRRSLSGKRSLCWPVGFGRISGKSEGLSRLLIRLCCREVALEAMR, from the coding sequence ATGAGCGAGAACTCACCCTTATTCGTCGTCGGGGCTCCGCGTTCCGGAACGACGCTCCTGGCAGCGATGCTCTCGGCGCATCCCCGCATCCAGGGAGGGCAAGAGACCCATTTCTTCAACCGCCTCGCGCGGACGTCGACGCTTGAGCTTCTAGATCCCCGCTGCTGGCCCGGGCCAGCAACTGCCTTCCTCGCATCCAACCTGACCCTAGGTCGTCCGGTCCATGAAGCGTTCGGCCTGACCTTGGAGGAAGTTCGGGGTTATCTCGCCTCGCGCGAGCCTTCGATCGCCGCCATGTTGGAGAGCCTGACTCGCGTCAACGCTCAGCGTGAGGGGAAGCCCCGTTGGCTCGAGAAGACGCCGAATCACCTGCTTCATCTCCAGGACCTTCGCCGCGCGTTCCCCGACGCCTACGTGCTCCGGATCGTACGCGATCCGCGTGACGTGGCGCTCTCGATGTGCCGGGTGCCTTGGGGCAGCCTGTCGCCCTTGGCGAACATCAGCCTCTGGCAGAACTGGGACAACGCGAGCTGGCGGTTCTTCGAAGCCGATCCAAGGAGCATGACGATCCGCTTCGAGGAGTTGGTCACCGATCCCGAGGGTACGCTAAGGGCGGTCTGCACGCAGATCGGCGAGGAATTCGATCCCGGCATGCTCGACACCGCCGAATCCGCCAAGGCGCTAGTCAGCCCGATCGAGTGGTGGAAGGCCGATGCCGGCAAGCCGATCGACAGGACGCGTCTCGGCACCTGGGAACGGCTCTTCCCCACGGAAGAGCTTAGGGCGGCAGAGTTCCTCTGTTCTGACGGCCTGTCGCGTTACGACTACGCAGTGACACGGGGAGCCCCGTTAGGTGTGCTGACGGTCGTCCCCATGTCTCGGGAGCTGGTGGAGGCTCACCGCGACGTGATTCTTCGGCTGGCGGATAGGGGAGTGGCCCTACGCTCGCTCTCGCATGACATCTGGGATCTGAACTGGGCCGAATCCGAGGGCCGGGAGTGCCTGGTGTTTTGGGGCGTTCCCTTCCCCGGTCATTCGCGGGCCGAGCGGTTGGCCAGCATCGCGAGGCTGGCGCGGCTGCTGATTCGTCGAAGCCTCTCGGGAAAGCGATCCCTCTGCTGGCCGGTCGGCTTCGGTCGAATTTCGGGGAAGTCCGAAGGCCTGTCTCGGCTCCTCATCCGCCTCTGCTGCCGCGAGGTCGCGCTAGAGGCGATGAGGTAA
- a CDS encoding FkbM family methyltransferase produces MSKPPILARIGSRLVGSYLESSPIERGKTRLLRATAFFLVARLDTGPWVRVSGVSDFEWQILGRRFKEAGTIRLFAELLRPGMTVVDLGANIGYFTLTAADLVGPKGHVHAIEPTPSTASRLRENVALNGFDQVSIHQIAASDDEGTLRLHLSEDDCEGNSLFAAEPGGNSIEVDVTTLDHFADQQGLRRIDLLKVDVEGAEVRVLRGARRVLSGTVAPVLIVEANSPALRAAKSHPTELYDLLDTLGYSWRVVERMPWQGEVVLNLVAFKPYHGSSLRRLADSWARQAAAEPPSKCPLEGIS; encoded by the coding sequence ATGTCGAAACCTCCAATCTTGGCCCGGATTGGAAGCCGCCTCGTTGGCTCTTACCTTGAGTCCTCGCCCATCGAACGAGGGAAGACTCGCCTTCTGCGTGCAACGGCCTTTTTCCTGGTCGCCCGGCTTGACACGGGCCCCTGGGTCCGGGTCTCGGGGGTCTCCGACTTCGAGTGGCAGATCCTCGGCCGACGCTTCAAGGAGGCCGGCACCATCCGTCTCTTCGCGGAGTTGCTCCGGCCTGGGATGACTGTCGTCGACCTCGGGGCGAACATCGGCTACTTCACTCTGACAGCCGCCGATCTCGTTGGACCGAAAGGGCATGTTCATGCGATCGAGCCAACGCCTTCGACCGCCTCTCGGCTCCGCGAGAATGTGGCCCTCAATGGGTTCGACCAGGTTTCCATCCACCAGATCGCCGCCAGCGACGACGAGGGTACGCTCCGACTCCACCTCTCGGAAGACGACTGCGAGGGGAACTCTCTCTTCGCGGCAGAGCCCGGAGGCAATTCGATCGAGGTCGACGTTACCACGCTGGACCACTTCGCCGATCAGCAAGGGCTGCGGCGCATCGACTTGCTCAAGGTCGACGTCGAGGGGGCAGAAGTGCGTGTTCTAAGGGGCGCTCGACGTGTTCTCAGCGGCACTGTAGCACCGGTCCTGATCGTCGAGGCGAATTCCCCGGCTCTTCGGGCCGCGAAGAGCCATCCAACAGAACTGTATGACCTCCTTGACACGCTCGGCTACTCCTGGCGAGTGGTGGAGCGGATGCCCTGGCAGGGCGAGGTCGTGCTCAATCTTGTGGCGTTCAAGCCGTATCACGGCAGTTCCTTACGCCGCCTCGCGGACTCCTGGGCTCGCCAAGCAGCGGCAGAGCCGCCGTCAAAGTGCCCGCTGGAGGGCATCTCATGA
- a CDS encoding class I SAM-dependent methyltransferase has product MISGLSRIATLHQSKGGAVTLEEFQAAINLIFHDIEATVYDVVHRRGWIDLPREFGRLARAAGLGAGRRGLRLLDVGCGTGRGTALILRSPLGPRVSQVDLLDTSARMVEKALHRARSWPVSVASHVGSVDDLDGAGEFDLILTNSVLHHIPDPPRMLACFVELLSPGGHYFQMNEPHSDALSGKVLPERVRELSAYNAAASCSLPARLASGIGACRERVRRGLGSIRTTAGDSYAYLDQVNRALLAQGVIRVPLTEDEIWSVTDIHDHSAGGVGIPDMAEALDGCELVAWHTFAFFGALRGQLPARFRRREDRLAADEDRDGSKIASVWRRAGRKPAANG; this is encoded by the coding sequence ATGATATCGGGGCTTAGTCGAATCGCGACGCTGCACCAGTCCAAGGGCGGAGCGGTGACGCTCGAGGAATTCCAGGCGGCGATCAACCTCATCTTTCATGATATCGAAGCGACAGTGTACGACGTTGTGCACCGTCGAGGGTGGATCGATCTACCGAGAGAATTCGGGCGACTCGCCAGAGCCGCTGGGCTGGGGGCCGGCCGAAGGGGGCTGAGGCTGCTGGATGTCGGCTGCGGCACGGGCCGCGGAACGGCCCTGATCTTGCGTTCTCCCCTAGGGCCTCGGGTCAGCCAGGTCGACTTGCTCGACACGTCTGCACGGATGGTCGAGAAGGCTCTCCACAGGGCGCGGTCCTGGCCCGTCTCGGTTGCGTCGCATGTCGGTAGCGTTGACGACCTCGACGGGGCCGGCGAGTTCGACCTCATCCTGACGAACTCAGTCCTCCATCATATTCCCGACCCGCCCAGGATGCTGGCGTGCTTCGTCGAGTTGCTGTCGCCAGGCGGACATTACTTCCAGATGAACGAACCCCACTCCGATGCTCTCTCCGGGAAAGTCCTGCCGGAACGCGTTCGGGAGTTGAGCGCCTACAACGCCGCGGCGTCCTGCTCGCTCCCCGCCCGTCTAGCCAGTGGCATTGGAGCCTGTCGTGAGCGGGTCCGACGAGGCCTCGGGAGCATCCGGACGACGGCCGGGGACAGCTACGCTTACCTCGATCAGGTCAATCGGGCCCTGCTGGCTCAAGGGGTCATCCGGGTTCCCTTGACCGAGGACGAGATCTGGTCCGTCACCGACATTCATGACCACTCCGCTGGCGGGGTCGGCATTCCGGATATGGCCGAGGCGCTCGACGGATGCGAGCTCGTGGCCTGGCACACCTTTGCGTTCTTCGGAGCCCTCCGCGGCCAACTTCCGGCGAGATTCCGGCGGCGCGAAGACCGTTTGGCTGCCGACGAAGATCGGGATGGCTCCAAGATCGCCTCAGTCTGGCGGCGAGCCGGGCGGAAGCCGGCGGCGAACGGGTGA